The following coding sequences lie in one Cannabis sativa cultivar Pink pepper isolate KNU-18-1 chromosome 5, ASM2916894v1, whole genome shotgun sequence genomic window:
- the LOC115716575 gene encoding ASI1-immunoprecipitated protein 2 isoform X2, with amino-acid sequence MPNPNERLFLDLYHHTQMILEPKITPVLRGSHRMQGHSDDDIDHDTQRNMVSSVSENGFSEHSMSHKVPMKGESGACNVCAAPCSLCMHFNRSLMASKTEEFSDETGRVVNVASQYSVNVGDTSSSFKNKTCDSLQQANSETSNLMSVSSSHDSLSENADSKAGVRSKALDTEVPPVVSGGINGEIGVPPKAVRTYPQGFSIKCEDSKVVEAHDDDISCVSRANDTYVAISNSSKNVDKKTLSGSSASVSNLGLEESKKRHESKVCETPVSKDADASSSYSKEKLVDCTSEQIGASSKGAAAAVDGVSSQKSPVHTDNPTTISPKLEAEITSDIQESTGKTLKCSGQGERDEKSSEFDVPEPPLKTEYDDSDESDIVEHDVKVCDICGDAGREDMLAICSRCSDGAEHTYCMRKMLRKVPGSNWMCEECKFAEEINSQKQVEGKRMSKASSSTQVPSKRHLENLEATPAAKRQALESSVGSPKSSSSNRVPSLSRESSFKNSDRERIRPARPASLGKQSANDMLESSRSPAAGHHIQKGALFKSKSFSASNSKPKVKLVDEVIPEKQRGSKEHMSHDTKERPGRLISKSMSFKSTNTGRSSAGDSKVKMLSPRFAPAVDIKGSKQVRERPTFERKHLSRLDRPPVCSTTSSTVSTPKADQASRVESSLISFASNNRDLKVQSEGKSSTSKSIGNLARKPVETPVSSVGVSCASGVNNSGTEAKSNHNIIKDEALSTCSFNSDKPSNNVDGVMEDGLTRSQDITQQTEKLKESAAVRPRPTITTSSKSTVCQKCKEIGHSAESCTGGSSQASGIDSSGARSSREETQKGSRLKDAIQAALLRKPAIHRRKRVDELLTPNSDLNSEISSQDQTLSLNKPKNIIPPEGTYEMRQAVPVSTACDSIHTTASKMMHQTVPTPDSKFSCKVEDSEVVVPSVVKPMVKDFISYALATSPQLLKTPAIPEYEYIWQGCFEINRSGSSLDLCGGIQAHLSTCASPRVLEVASKFPQKLLLSEVPRLSAWPAQFYDGGAKDDNIALYFFAKDLESYERNYKGLLDGMIKNDLALKGNLAGVEILIFPSNHLPENSQRWNMLFFLWGVFRARRPRSADSSKLHLPNYSTMSMDKYAPKAVMTVSDTLCLPKCIDEESSASDRYCSPVLASSPSDQACAGISGDCNNQKVSEPVCSGLKANSILEDSIVDLKYIGNVVTPSGMQEISPLENRPTTEPKPFVAITKANSSNIGEETKMHCDIKDTSSSTPKILPSLNDDVELTETDCEEKSLDGRIGATASTVGDCRASDGTNRSGGAQGDNDGFVNKKTALVTDLNSIEVECSSDSIGVECSSMERKRPHIDLSEAPQASNVTSQNSTPWNGVNNLLLDEEIFVKRRKTVPTDVYGCGSHSCSRDSLGSNRKNSSPYLSTTEEKRCVEACDEKVIPEDLGTTERRFFPVDSRQGNSSAGWKNMVLGGNDDGFPNLELALGAETKPPLQSNKAMPFFVGLVDKKNKQEKPPPDKPIEVKEEDDSSSLKLSLSFPFPDKEEAVPVKAVAKSEQPGDNRHHHNNHPPPVNTSLLLFGGFPEK; translated from the exons ATGCCAAACCCCAACGAACGCCTATTCCTAGACCTTTACCACCACACCCAGATGATTTTGGAACCAAAG ATCACACCAGTCTTGAGAGGGAGTCATCGCATGCAAGGTCATTCTGATGATGACATTGATCATGATACTCAGAGGAATATG GTTTCATCTGTATCTGAAAACGGATTCAGTGAACATTCCATGAGCCATAAAGTTCCTATGAAAGGCGAGTCTGGGGCTTGTAACGTTTGTGCTGCTCCTTGTTCATTGTGTATGCACTTTAATCGATCTCTCATGGCTTCAAAAACTGAAGAATTTTCTGACGAAACTGGTCGTGTTGTAAATGTTGCTAGCCAGTACTCTGTGAATGTGGGTGACACCTCATCTTCCTTTAAGAATAAGACATGTGACAGTTTACAGCAAGCAAACAGTGAAACAAGCAACCTAATGAGTGTTAGTTCTAGTCATGATTCGTTATCTGAAAATGCTGACAGCAAAGCAGGCGTAAGATCTAAGGCTTTAGACACTGAGGTGCCTCCCGTGGTCTCTGGTGGAATTAATGGAGAGATTGGAGTTCCCCCTAAAGCAGTTCGTACTTACCCACAAGGTTTCTCAATTAAGTGCGAGGATTCCAAAGTTGTAGAAGCTCATGATGATGACATTTCATGTGTTAGTAGAGCTAATGACACATATGTTGCAATCAGTAATAGTAGCAAGAATGTAGACAAGAAAACTCTTTCAGGTAGTTCAGCTTCAGTTAGTAATTTAGGTTTAGAAGAATCAAAAAAGAGACACGAGTCAAAAGTATGTGAGACGCCAGTTTCAAAAGATGCAGATGCTAGCAGTAGCTACTCTAAG GAAAAATTAGTTGATTGCACTTCTGAACAAATTGGTGCCTCATCGAAAGGAGCTGCAGCAGCTGTTGATGGTGTTTCTTCTCAGAAATCTCCTGTCCATACTGATAATCCCACAACAATATCACCGAAGCTGGAAGCAGAGATCACTAGTGATATTCAGGAGTCAACAGGCAAAACTTTGAAATGTTCAGGTCAAGGTGAGAGAGATGAGAAGTCAAGTGAATTTGACGTGCCGGAACCTCCTTTGAAAACCGAATATGATGATAGTGATGAATCGGACATTGTGGAGCATGAT GTTAAAGTATGTGATATTTGCGGGGATGCTGGTCGTGAAGATATGCTAGCTATATGTAGTAGGTGTAGTGATGGCGCAGAACATAC CTATTGCATGCGAAAAATGCTGAGGAAGGTTCCTGGAAGTAATTGGATGTGCGAAGAATGCAAGTTTGCTGAAGAAATCAATAGCCAAAAGCAAG TGGAGGGAAAGAGAATGAGCAAAGCCAGTTCAAGTACACAAGTTCCGTCCAAGAGACATTTAGAAAATCTAGAAGCAACCCCTGCTGCAAAAAGGCAGGCCCTTGAGTCAAGTGTAGGATCACCTAAATCCTCCAGCTCTAACAGAGTGCCATCGCTATCACGTGAGTCTTCATTTAAGAACTCAGATAGGGAGAGAATAAGGCCTGCGCGACCGGCATCTTTAGGCAAGCAATCTGCTAATGATATGCTTGAAAGTTCACGCTCTCCTGCAGCTGGTCATCACATTCAAAAGG GAGCACTGTTTAAGTCAAAATCATTTAGCGCCTCAAATTCCAAACCAAAAGTTAAACTTGTAGATGAAGTTATTCCTGAAAAGCAAAGGGGAAGTAAAGAGCACATGTCTCATGATACGAAGGAGAGGCCTGGAAGACTGATAAGCAAATCAATGTCATTTAAATCTACAAACACGGGGCGCTCAAGTGCCGGTGATTCGAAAGTAAAAATGCTTTCACCTAGGTTTGCCCCTGCTGTTGATATAAAAGGATCGAAACAAGTGAGAGAGCGGCCTACATTTGAGAGAAAACATTTATCCAGACTAGATCGCCCCCCTGTTTGCTCAACAACTAGCTCTACTGTTTCAACTCCTAAGGCTGACCAAGCATCTCGTGTTGAATCCAGTCTGATTTCTTTTGCTAGTAATAATCGAGATTTAAAAGTTCAATCTGAAGGAAAATCAAGTACATCAAAATCAATTGGTAACCTAGCTCGTAAACCTGTAGAGACTCCAGTTTCTTCAG TCGGAGTTTCTTGTGCTAGCGGAGTTAACAACTCTGGTACTGAAGCGAAATCAAATCATAATATCATCAAGGATGAAGCCTTATCTACCTGTTCATTTAATTCTGATAAACCATCTAACAATGTCGATGGAGTTATGGAGGATGGGTTAACTCGATCACAGGATATAACACAACAGACAGAGAAACTAAAGGAGAGCGCTGCTGTTCGCCCAAGGCCGACTATTACAACTAGTTCTAAAAGTACCGTCTGTCAAAAATGTAAAGAAATCGGCCATTCTGCAGAGTCTTGCACAGGTGGAAGTTCACAGGCCTCTGGTATTGATTCTTCTGGTGCTAGAAGTTCTAGGGAGGAGACACAAAAGGGCAGTAGATTGAAAGATGCAATTCAAGCCGCTTTGCTTAGAAAGCCTGCAATACATAGAAGAAAAAGAGTTGACGAGCTTTTGACACCAAACtcagatttgaattcagaaatATCCAGTCAAGACCAAACATTGTCTCTAAATAAGCCAAAAAATATTATTCCTCCTGAAGGAACATATGAAATGCGGCAAGCAGTTCCAGTGAGTACCGCCTGTGATTCTATCCATACAACTGCGAGCAAGATGATGCATCAGACTGTGCCTACACCAGATTCTAAATTCTCTTGTAAAGTAGAGGATTCGGAAGTAGTTGTCCCCTCTGTCGTAAAACCTATGGTGAAGGATTTTATAAGTTATGCACTGGCAACGTCGCCTCAACTTCTGAAGACGCCAGCCATTCCAGAATATGAATACATCTGGCA GGGTTGTTTTGAGATCAATAGAAGTGGCAGCTCTCTCGATTTATGTGGTGGAATCCAAGCACATTTATCAACTTGTGCATCCCCCAGGGTACTTGAAGTAGCAAGCAAATTTCCACAGAAACTCTTACTGAGTGAAGTTCCTCGCCTGAGTGCATGGCCAGCACAGTTTTATGATGGCGGTGCTAAAGATGACAACATTGCTCTCTACTTCTTTGCCAAAGATCTCGAGAG CTATGAGAGAAATTACAAGGGCTTGTTGGATGGTATGATCAAGAATGATTTAGCTCTTAAAGGAAATCTTGCGGGTGTTGAAATTCTAATATTCCCCTCGAATCATCTCCCAGAGAATTCACAAC GTTGGAATATGTTATTCTTCTTATGGGGTGTGTTCAGGGCAAGGAGGCCGCGTTCCGCTGATTCATCCAAGTTACATCTCCCCAATTATAGTACGATGTCCATGGACAAATATGCACCTAAAGCTGTCATGACAGTGTCGGATACACTCTGTTTACCCAAGTGTATAGATGAAGAATCTTCAGCAAGTGACAGATATTGTAGTCCGGTCTTAGCTTCTAGTCCAAGTGATCAGGCATGTGCTGGAATTAGCGGAGATTGCAACAACCAAAAAGTTTCTGAACCAGTGTGTTCGGGATTAAAAGCTAACTCAATTCTGGAAGATAGTATAGTTGACTTAAAATACATAGGCAATGTGGTCACTCCAAGCGGAATG CAAGAAATAAGTCCTCTAGAGAACAGGCCGACCACAGAGCCGAAACCTTTTGTTGCTATCACCAAAGCAAACAGCTCTAACATAGGTGAGGAAACGAAAATGCATTGCGATATCAAGGATACCTCATCTTCAACACCGAAGATTCTTCCATCTTTAAATGACGATGTAGAACTTACAGAAACAGATTGCGAGGAAAAAAGTTTAGACGGAAGAATTGGTGCCACTGCCAGTACTGTCGGTGATTGTAGGGCTTCAGATGGAACTAATAGAAGTGGTGGAGCGCAGGGAGATAATGATGGGTTTGTGAATAAGAAAACAGCGTTAGTAACGGATTTGAACAGCATAGAAGTTGAGTGTTCGTCGGACAGCATAGGAGTTGAGTGTTCTTCTATGGAAAGGAAACGGCCTCACATAGATCTTTCAGAGGCCCCTCAAGCTTCAAATGTTACAAGTCAGAACAGTACTCCTTGGAATGGAGTTAATAATCTGCTGTTAGATGAAGAAATTTTCGTGAAGAGGCGAAAAACTGTTCCAACTGACGTGTACGGTTGTGGTAGTCATAGTTGTAGTAGAGATTCTCTTGGATCAAATAGGAAGAATTCGAGTCCCTACTTATCTACAACAGAGGAGAAGAGATGTGTCGAAGCTTGTGATGAGAAAGTCATCCCCGAGGACTTAGGAACGACCGAAAGGCGCTTCTTTCCCGTGGATTCACGTCAAGGAAACAGCTCTGCAGGTTGGAAGAATATGGTGTTGGGCGGAAACGATGATGGGTTTCCAAATTTGGAGCTCGCGTTAGGAGCAGAGACAAAACCGCCGCTACAGAGTAACAAAGCTATGCCATTCTTTGTGGGTTTGGTTGATAAGAAAAACAAACAGGAGAAGCCTCCTCCAGATAAACCGATAGAGGTTAAAGAGGAAGACGATTCTTCATCCCTTAAATTGTCTCTTTCGTTCCCATTCCCGGATAAAGAAGAAGCTGTTCCAGTTAAAGCAGTAGCGAAATCGGAACAACCGGGGGACAACAGACATCATCATAATAACCATCCTCCTCCTGTGAATACCTCATTGCTCCTGTTTGGGGGTTTCCCAGAAAAATAG